The Xanthomonas sp. DAR 34887 genome has a segment encoding these proteins:
- a CDS encoding methyl-accepting chemotaxis protein: MKWFQDLPIARKLTVGFTLTTLMTVMLGTFALIRLGDAHAELAAMAGNEIPSVQHLGEVRAQLGEFRTFELSLLTMLAKPDKVADYNKRMDATTKLVREELTAYAALPADAREQALYRKVEADVNGYFGANAEMRAAVAAGDGALAQQISDDKSRPARRKLFESLKELGAYSAEQMQAKIDKANATHRASVIAIVACMLLLSLIAAALAVVISRAVTGPLGKAVHAIQSVARGDLSVNIQATSADEAGKMLAATRDMTVMLRRFSGETQQMMQMHAGPDIGHRIPEDFPGVYGQLAAGINTVIFEHLDAIKDAIAVLNRYAAGDLSQDARRLPGSRAILHESMDAAKASLLAINTQIQSLAQAAAIGDFSQRGDALRFDHDFRSMIEHLNTMMQVADDNLAQVSQLLRAIANGDLTVRMHGQFHGVFAGMRDDANSTVAQLTQIVGRIQQASSSISTAAGEIASGNDDLSRRTEQQAANLEETAASMEELTSTVKQNAEHARQANQLAIGAASVASQGGEVVGRVVATMHEIDASSRRIADIITVIDGIAFQTNILALNAAVEAARAGEQGRGFAVVASEVRTLAQRSASAAKEIKGLIDESVGKVAVGSQLVNQAGDTMGEIVASVRRVTDIMAEIAAASQEQSAGIEQVNQTVTQMDEATQQNAALVEEATAAARSMEEQTGHLNDAVALFTLDPHAAASATVAAPRAAAAAVAVRAPAKVAAKAVAPARRAVARAPAREVVAADGGDWQEF; this comes from the coding sequence ATGAAGTGGTTTCAAGATCTGCCCATCGCCCGCAAACTGACAGTGGGGTTCACCCTGACGACCCTGATGACGGTGATGCTGGGTACCTTCGCCCTGATCCGCCTGGGCGACGCGCACGCCGAACTGGCGGCGATGGCCGGCAACGAGATTCCGTCGGTGCAGCACCTGGGCGAGGTGCGCGCGCAGCTCGGCGAGTTCCGCACCTTCGAGCTGTCGCTGCTGACCATGCTGGCCAAGCCCGACAAGGTCGCCGACTACAACAAGCGCATGGACGCGACCACCAAGCTGGTGCGCGAAGAGTTGACCGCCTATGCGGCGCTGCCCGCCGACGCCAGGGAACAGGCGCTGTACCGGAAGGTCGAGGCGGACGTGAACGGGTACTTCGGCGCCAACGCCGAGATGCGCGCGGCCGTCGCCGCCGGCGACGGCGCGCTGGCGCAGCAGATCTCCGACGACAAGTCGCGTCCGGCGCGGCGCAAGCTCTTCGAGTCGCTCAAGGAACTGGGCGCCTACAGCGCCGAGCAGATGCAGGCGAAGATCGACAAGGCCAATGCTACGCATCGTGCCAGCGTCATCGCCATCGTCGCCTGCATGCTGCTGCTGTCGCTGATCGCCGCCGCGCTGGCGGTGGTGATCTCGCGTGCGGTCACCGGCCCACTGGGCAAGGCGGTGCATGCGATCCAGTCGGTCGCGCGCGGCGACCTGTCGGTGAACATCCAGGCCACCAGCGCCGACGAGGCAGGCAAGATGCTGGCCGCCACCCGCGACATGACGGTGATGCTGCGCCGCTTCTCCGGCGAAACCCAGCAGATGATGCAGATGCATGCCGGCCCGGACATCGGCCACCGCATTCCGGAGGATTTCCCGGGCGTGTACGGCCAACTCGCGGCCGGCATCAACACGGTGATCTTCGAACACCTGGACGCGATCAAGGACGCCATCGCCGTGCTCAACCGGTATGCGGCCGGCGATCTGTCGCAGGACGCGCGGCGCCTGCCCGGCAGCCGCGCGATCCTGCATGAATCGATGGACGCGGCCAAGGCCAGCCTGTTGGCGATCAATACCCAAATCCAGTCGCTGGCGCAGGCCGCGGCGATCGGCGATTTCAGCCAGCGCGGCGACGCGCTGCGCTTCGACCATGATTTCCGCTCGATGATCGAGCACCTCAATACCATGATGCAGGTCGCCGACGACAACCTCGCCCAGGTCTCGCAGCTGCTGCGGGCGATCGCCAACGGCGACCTGACCGTGCGCATGCACGGGCAGTTCCATGGCGTGTTCGCCGGCATGCGCGACGATGCCAACAGCACCGTCGCGCAGCTGACCCAGATCGTCGGCCGCATCCAGCAGGCGTCTTCCAGCATCAGCACCGCGGCCGGCGAGATCGCCTCGGGCAACGACGACCTGTCGCGGCGCACCGAGCAGCAGGCAGCGAACCTGGAAGAGACCGCCGCATCGATGGAGGAACTGACCTCGACGGTGAAGCAGAACGCCGAGCACGCGCGCCAGGCCAACCAGCTGGCGATCGGCGCGGCGTCGGTCGCCTCGCAGGGCGGCGAGGTGGTCGGCCGCGTGGTCGCCACCATGCACGAGATCGACGCGTCCTCGCGGCGCATCGCCGACATCATCACGGTGATCGACGGCATCGCCTTCCAGACCAACATCCTGGCCTTGAACGCGGCGGTGGAAGCGGCGCGCGCCGGCGAACAGGGCCGCGGCTTCGCCGTGGTCGCCTCGGAAGTGCGCACCCTGGCGCAGCGCTCGGCCAGCGCCGCCAAGGAGATCAAGGGGCTGATCGACGAGTCGGTCGGCAAGGTCGCGGTGGGGTCGCAGTTGGTCAACCAAGCCGGCGACACCATGGGCGAGATCGTCGCCTCGGTGCGGCGCGTGACCGACATCATGGCCGAGATCGCCGCCGCGTCGCAGGAACAGTCGGCCGGCATCGAGCAGGTCAACCAGACCGTGACCCAGATGGACGAGGCGACCCAGCAGAATGCGGCGCTGGTGGAGGAAGCCACCGCGGCGGCACGTTCGATGGAGGAGCAGACCGGTCACCTCAACGATGCCGTGGCGCTGTTCACGCTGGACCCGCATGCCGCCGCGTCGGCAACGGTCGCCGCGCCGCGCGCGGCCGCCGCTGCGGTGGCGGTGCGTGCGCCGGCCAAGGTGGCGGCCAAGGCGGTGGCCCCGGCGCGGCGCGCGGTGGCGCGCGCGCCAGCTCGCGAAGTGGTGGCGGCCGACGGCGGCGACTGGCAAGAGTTCTGA